Below is a window of Chloroflexota bacterium DNA.
GCCCCATCCTCCCCCCACCGGAGGAAAGGACAGAACCGATCTATTCGCCCCGGGCGTCCTCGAACAACCCCATCACAAACGTGGCGGGGTCGAACTCGATCAGGTCATCCAATCCCTCGCCGGTGCCGACGAACCGAACCGGCACCCCCAGCTCCTGCTGAATGGCCAGGACCACTCCCCCTTTGGCCGTGCTATCCAGCTTGGTCAGGATCACCCCGGTCACCCCCACCGATTCCTTGAAATGCCGCGCCTGGATCAGCGCGTTCTGCCCGGTCGTGGCATCCAGCACCAGGAAGGTCTCATGAGGGGCCTTGTGCACCTGCTTGGCGGCCACCCGGCGGATCTTCTCCAGCTCCTTCATCAGATTGTACTTCGTGTGCAGCCGGCCGGCCGTGTCCACGATGAGCAGATCCGCCTGGCGCGACTCCTGACTGGCCCGAATGGCGTCATACACCACCGCGCCGGGGTCCGCGCCCGGCCCCTGGGCGATCACGTCCACCCCAGCCCGCTCGCCCCAGATCTTCAGCTGATCGATGGCCGCCGCGCGGAAGGTGTCAGCGGCCGCCAGCACGACCTTTCGGCCGCGCTGCTTATAATAGTAAGCCAGCTTGGCGATGGTGGTCGTCTTGCCCGACCCGTTCACGCCCACCACCAGTACCACGGTGAGCAGACGCGGCTCATCGATGGCCATCGGCGGCGCGTCGCCGAAGAGGGCGACCATCTCCTCCTTCAGGACCTCATAGGCATCCCCGGTGCGCTTGATCCCCTCGCGCTCCACCCGCTCCTGCACTCGCTCGACCAGCCGGAGCGTGGTGTTCACGCCGACGTCCGCCTGGATCAGCAACGCCTCCAGCTCCTCCCAGAGATCATCGGTGATCTCGTTGGCCTGGAAGAGGGAGCCGATGCGGCCGAAGAATCCTCGTCGGGTCTTGGCCAAGCTCTGCTCGATCTTCTGTTCTTCCTCTCGCTTCTCCTCGGAGCTAAACAGTTTCCGAAACACGGGCTACTCCTCACCACAGGATCGGGCGGCCTCGCGACCGCCCGATCGGCTATATCCGTATATCTGCATCCACGCGCCCATCCATTATACTCGAACCTACCCCCACGGACAAAGCGAGGCCGCGTCGTACGCCATTGCCCGCCCCGCCATCCCCGTGTATAATGCCGCCGCTCATCCCATCCCACCGACACGCCGCCGAGGCATAGCATGAAAGCGCGCACTCAGGATCCGATACACCATGGGGCTCTGCGACGCACGGCCATCGTGCTGGCCGCCTACGCCCTGCTCACGCTCGGTATGACCTACCCAGTCGTCCGGCATTTCTTCTCCGCCATCCCCGGCGATGGCTTCGACGGCTGGCAGAACTACTGGAACCTGTGGTGGGTGCGCCAGGCCCTCCTGGTGGAACACCGCCACCCCTTCTTCACCGACATGCTCTACCACCCGACGGGGGTCAGCCTGCTGTTCCATACCCTCAACCCGTTTAACGGCTTCACCTTCCTCCCCGTGCAGCTGGCCACCAACCTCTTCGCCGCTTACAACAGCGTCGTCCTTTTCAGCTTCGCGGTGGGCGGCCTCGGCAGCTACCTGCTGGGCCGATACGCGCTCCGACGCGCGCCGGAGCCCGCTCGCACGTGGGGAGCCTTCCTGGCCGGCGCCATCTACACCTTCTCCCCGGTTCACTTCGCCCACCTGCTGGGGCACATGCAGGTCTTCTCTCTGGAGTGGATCCCCTTCTACGTCCTATATCTGTGGCGCGGCGTCGATCGCGCCAGAGAGGGGGCGCTAACCCCTCGCGATGTAGCGCTCCCGGCGCTGTTCCTGATCCTGACCGGCCTGTGTGACTGGTACTTCGTCCTGTACTGCCTGCTCTTCACCGGGTTGGTCTGGCTCTACCTGCTGTGGCGACGACAGATGACCCCCCGCATCGTCCTGTGGACCCTGGGGATCGGGGTCCTGTTCATCCTTCCCCTCTCCCCACTGCTATGGCCGATGGTCATGGAGGCTCGCCGCTACGACTTCATGGTGCCCTCCCCGGATCAGGTTTATACCCTTTCGGCGGACCTTCTGGCGTTCCTGACGCCCAACGAGTTCCACCCGCTGTGGGGCGACATGGCAGCTCGGCTAGGATCGCGATTCACCAGCACCGTATCGGAGCACATGGTGTTCGCGGGGTACGTCCCGCTCCTGCTGGGGCTGTGGGGCGCGCGACGCGGAGGGCACAGGCGCGACTTCTGGGCGCTGGCGACCGTCGGGTTCGCCGTGCTGGCGCTGGGACCCGCGCTCCACATCGCGGGCCGCCAACAGCCCATCCCGCTACCCTACGCCCTCCTGCAGCGTCTGATCCCCTTCATCCACATCACCCGGTCCGTGAGCCGGCTGGATGTGATGGTCATGCTATCGCTGGGCGTGCTGGCCGCGCTGGGGCTTCAGGCGCTGATGCGGACCACGCGCCGTCCCCGGCTGCTCGCGCTCGGAGCGCTGGCGCTGACGCTATTCGAGTTCCTGCCAGCCCCCTATCCCGTCTCGCCTCCCGACACCCCCCAGTGGTACAAGACGCTGGCCCAGGAACCCGGCGACTTCGCCGTGCTCAACCTGCCCATGAACTGGGACCGCCCCGGGTACCTACTCTATC
It encodes the following:
- the ftsY gene encoding signal recognition particle-docking protein FtsY, whose protein sequence is MFRKLFSSEEKREEEQKIEQSLAKTRRGFFGRIGSLFQANEITDDLWEELEALLIQADVGVNTTLRLVERVQERVEREGIKRTGDAYEVLKEEMVALFGDAPPMAIDEPRLLTVVLVVGVNGSGKTTTIAKLAYYYKQRGRKVVLAAADTFRAAAIDQLKIWGERAGVDVIAQGPGADPGAVVYDAIRASQESRQADLLIVDTAGRLHTKYNLMKELEKIRRVAAKQVHKAPHETFLVLDATTGQNALIQARHFKESVGVTGVILTKLDSTAKGGVVLAIQQELGVPVRFVGTGEGLDDLIEFDPATFVMGLFEDARGE